In Penaeus chinensis breed Huanghai No. 1 chromosome 19, ASM1920278v2, whole genome shotgun sequence, a single genomic region encodes these proteins:
- the LOC125035149 gene encoding uncharacterized protein LOC125035149 isoform X1, whose translation MTQEGLKSPGWTNQRQGQVESTNRREGGLVLANRNAELVEPMANQRPGQFELANQRPGEFELANQRPVEVEPATQRPGEFELANQHPGQFELANQRPGQFELANQHPGQFELANQRPGEFELANQRPGQFELANQRPGEIELANQHPEQFELANQYPEEIELANQHPGQFELANQHPEEIELANQIADQNAVYVQLTNQLRGILTHQPSDSDEPTNQDEALGIWTNQDEALGIWTNQHAEEEVVDVIANKYAGEEPSANQRADTPLHDDDVTEPPNEVRPFPSERTNGEAPSGQTMTSRPPDVTDMNSHTRPWHSPQLPTDRRGERTHAAAAAATPEVPTRTPRALDSAPESATPDAMPQESPAMPTRVKTRSYGRVEVYVARMGETVPQSAPKCPSAPVPTSATVVPHHVTFSPSVKQVNWRESYLEEEEEEEDEDKERRWREEDDKERRWREDERRKGDGEKKRRKRREREKRRRRGKHKNERRG comes from the exons ATGACGCAGGAGGGACTCAAGAGCCCGGGCTGGACCAATCAGCGCCAAGGACAGGTGGAATCGACCAATCGGAGGGAAGGTGGGTTGGTGCTGGCCAATAGGAACGCAGAGCTGGTGGAACCAATGGCCAATCAGCGTCCAGGGCAGTTTGAATTGGCGAATCAGCGTCCAGGAGAGTTTGAATTGGCCAATCAGCGGCCAGTAGAGGTGGAACCGGCCACTCAGCGTCCAGGAGAGTTTGAATTGGCCAATCAGCATCCAGGACAGTTTGAATTAGCCAATCAGCGTCCAGGACAGTTTGAATTGGCTAATCAGCATCCAGGACAGTTTGAATTAGCCAATCAGCGTCCAGGAGAGTTTGAATTAGCCAATCAGCGTCCAGGACAGTTTGAATTGGCCAATCAGCGTCCAGGAGAGATTGAATTAGCCAATCAGCATCCAGAACAGTTTGAATTGGCCAATCAGTATCCAGAAGAGATTGAATTAGCCAATCAGCATCCAGGACAGTTTGAATTGGCCAATCAGCATCCAGAAGAGATTGAATTAGCCAATCAAATCGCAGATCAGAACGCGGTTTACGTGCAATTGACCAATCAACTTCGAGGGATTCTGACCCATCAACCAAGTGACTCAGACGAACCGACCAATCAGGATGAAGCTCTCGGCATCTGGACCAATCAGGATGAAGCTCTCGGCATCTGGAC CAATCAGCATGCAGAAGAGGAGGTTGTCGACGTCATCGCCAACAAATACGCAGGTGAGGAACCATCAGCCAATCAGAGGGCCGATACCCCTCTCCACGACGATGACGTCACCGAACCACCCAATGAGGTGCGCCCATTCCCCTCCGAACGGACCAATGGCGAGGCCCCCAGCGGTCAAACTATGACGTCACGGCCTCCTGACGTCACGGATATGAATAGCCATACCCGTCCTTGGCACTCCCCTCAGTTACCCACTGACCGCCGCGGGGAGAGGACACacgccgctgccgccgctgccACTCCCGAGGTGCCCACGCGTACCCCCCGTGCCCTCGACAGTGCCCCGGAGAGTGCCACGCCCGACGCCATGCCCCAGGAATCGCCGGCCATGCCCACGAGGGTCAAGACGCGTTCCTACGGCCGCGTCGAAGTGTACGTGGCTCGCATGGGAGAGACAGTGCCCCAAAGTGCCCCAAAGTGCCCGAGTGCCCCAGTGCCCACGAGTGCCACAGTGGTGCCACATCACGTGACTTTCAGCCCCTCGGTGAAACAAGTGAATTGGCGAGAGAGctatttggaggaggaggaggaggaggaagacgaggataaagagaggagatggagagaagaagatgataaagaaaggagatggagagaagacgagagaaggaaaggagatggagagaagaagaggagaaagaggagagagagagagaagagaaggagaagaggaaaacacaaaaacgaacgaaggggatag
- the LOC125035149 gene encoding uncharacterized protein LOC125035149 isoform X2, producing MTQEGLKSPGWTNQRQGQVESTNRREGGLVLANRNAELVEPMANQRPGQFELANQRPGEFELANQRPVEVEPATQRPGEFELANQHPGQFELANQRPGQFELANQHPGQFELANQRPGEFELANQRPGQFELANQRPGEIELANQHPEQFELANQYPEEIELANQHPGQFELANQHPEEIELANQIADQNAVYVQLTNQLRGILTHQPSDSDEPTNQDEALGIWTNQDEALGIWTNQHAEEEVVDVIANKYAGEEPSANQRADTPLHDDDVTEPPNEVRPFPSERTNGEAPSGQTMTSRPPDVTDMNSHTRPWHSPQLPTDRRGERTHAAAAAATPEVPTRTPRALDSAPESATPDAMPQESPAMPTRVKTRSYGRVEVYVARMGETVPQSAPKCPSAPVPTSATVVPHHVTFSPSVKQVNWRESYLEEEEEEEDEDKERRWREEDDKERRWREDERRKGDGEKKRRKRREREKRRRRGKHKNERRG from the exons ATGACGCAGGAGGGACTCAAGAGCCCGGGCTGGACCAATCAGCGCCAAGGACAGGTGGAATCGACCAATCGGAGGGAAGGTGGGTTGGTGCTGGCCAATAGGAACGCAGAGCTGGTGGAACCAATGGCCAATCAGCGTCCAGGGCAGTTTGAATTGGCGAATCAGCGTCCAGGAGAGTTTGAATTGGCCAATCAGCGGCCAGTAGAGGTGGAACCGGCCACTCAGCGTCCAGGAGAGTTTGAATTGGCCAATCAGCATCCAGGACAGTTTGAATTAGCCAATCAGCGTCCAGGACAGTTTGAATTGGCTAATCAGCATCCAGGACAGTTTGAATTAGCCAATCAGCGTCCAGGAGAGTTTGAATTAGCCAATCAGCGTCCAGGACAGTTTGAATTGGCCAATCAGCGTCCAGGAGAGATTGAATTAGCCAATCAGCATCCAGAACAGTTTGAATTGGCCAATCAGTATCCAGAAGAGATTGAATTAGCCAATCAGCATCCAGGACAGTTTGAATTGGCCAATCAGCATCCAGAAGAGATTGAATTAGCCAATCAAATCGCAGATCAGAACGCGGTTTACGTGCAATTGACCAATCAACTTCGAGGGATTCTGACCCATCAACCAAGTGACTCAGACGAACCGACCAATCAG GATGAAGCTCTCGGCATCTGGACCAATCAGGATGAAGCTCTCGGCATCTGGACCAATCAGCATGCAGAAGAGGAGGTTGTCGACGTCATCGCCAACAAATACGCAGGTGAGGAACCATCAGCCAATCAGAGGGCCGATACCCCTCTCCACGACGATGACGTCACCGAACCACCCAATGAGGTGCGCCCATTCCCCTCCGAACGGACCAATGGCGAGGCCCCCAGCGGTCAAACTATGACGTCACGGCCTCCTGACGTCACGGATATGAATAGCCATACCCGTCCTTGGCACTCCCCTCAGTTACCCACTGACCGCCGCGGGGAGAGGACACacgccgctgccgccgctgccACTCCCGAGGTGCCCACGCGTACCCCCCGTGCCCTCGACAGTGCCCCGGAGAGTGCCACGCCCGACGCCATGCCCCAGGAATCGCCGGCCATGCCCACGAGGGTCAAGACGCGTTCCTACGGCCGCGTCGAAGTGTACGTGGCTCGCATGGGAGAGACAGTGCCCCAAAGTGCCCCAAAGTGCCCGAGTGCCCCAGTGCCCACGAGTGCCACAGTGGTGCCACATCACGTGACTTTCAGCCCCTCGGTGAAACAAGTGAATTGGCGAGAGAGctatttggaggaggaggaggaggaggaagacgaggataaagagaggagatggagagaagaagatgataaagaaaggagatggagagaagacgagagaaggaaaggagatggagagaagaagaggagaaagaggagagagagagagaagagaaggagaagaggaaaacacaaaaacgaacgaaggggatag